TTACTGTCGGACATCCCTCCACGATATTATGCCGTGGTTACCAAGGCTCTACTAATCCATAGTGCGGAATGGCACGAGAGCGCGTCTCTAATCAAAGAGATCTGCGGCCCTGCGGGTCAATATCAGCATGCTGAAAGAACGGAAAATTCGTGCAGATTCGTCGGCTTCGGAATACCAGACATAATAAAAGTCCTGGATTGCGAGCCGAATCAGGCGACACTTGCAGGCTATGGCGAAATTAGAACTGAGCAGTCGGTTGTGTATCGAATCCCGTTACCGGAGAGTCTGGAACGAGTCACAGCACCTAGAAGCCTCTCCATCACTGTCGCATGGCTTTCACCAGTTAAGCCGAAACATCAAGCCTATCGCTGCGTTCGGCTAGAAGCCGAGCCCGTTACTAAGTCAATCGAATCTTTTGGGGTAAGAAGAAAAAAAACACAACCCACTGATGGTTCTGTCCGCAAGGGGAGCGTCTTTCACGAGCACTATGAAGGTGCTGCGGCAATCCCTTTCATTGATGATGGCCACTTGCTTTTGAGAGTGTGGTGTAAAGATGACGCCGGTATTTCAGCCGAGGTGGCGATTCAGTATGGAATAGCAATCACGATTCAGGCTGAAGGCGCATTACCGATATATCAGGAGGTCCAGCAACGCCTCAGGGTACAGCCAATTCCATAGGATACAAATGCTAGGGGATTTACAGGATGTCCTTGCAGATAAACAGGACGATACTAGAATTCCTCCGATAGCGGTTCCTTAGGAGGGAGCTTGGCAATGAGATCGTTCAGTTCGCAGGAGTATTCGGCAACGATCTTTTTGAGTGCCAAAATTTTAGCTAAGTTCCAAGACCCTTCAGCTCCATCGCTCGTTCTCCCATTGCGATGAACGATGTCGTGACGGTCCCGGATCGCGGTCTTCAATCCCTCTGGAGTGACTGGAAATACCACTCCGAAGGCGCGTTTGTACATCATCGAGGATTCATCGAGACGATGCCAATTATGGGCAAGTACAAAATTGCGCACCTCGGCATCAATCTTTTTGAATCGCTCGAAAATGTCGCTGAGCTTGATTGGAGTGTTCTGGAAATGGGCGGTCTTTCGAACGAAATTCTCCGTGTATTCGTCGCTTTTCGAAAGTGTCTTTATGAATAGGTCACCGAGAAATGTTTCCAGAGCTGCAATGATATTGGCGTACAAAAGCTTGTGCAGGATTCTTCGGTCCTTCTCAAAAACCTCTATCCTTGCCGCATCCTCGATTTCAACAAGGCTGGATATCAAATTAATGTAAGGATCAGGTCCGCTCTCTAGCAGGTCTAGAAAGTAATCGTCATCTGGCGGCTCTGGCTTCCCCGACCATTCCAAACTTATGTCATTGAGATCGGATGCCAACTCTTCTATAACCTCATCCGCAACTATCCCACCAAACTCAGTCTGCAGTTGCTCTTCTGCGTCATAAGGACCGCCCCAAATCCATTGGTAACCTCCCTCGGCAGAGTCGTACGGAAGCTCATCAGGAGATTCGAAATTATCCTCGAACCAATCGCGCATCGCCTCGATTTGCAATTCCTGCCTTTTTCGTTTGAGTTGGGCTCTTGTGATGTTTTTACCCGTGCTGGGAATGAGATACCGCAGTGGACGCAACATGATTCAATGCCTTTCAAATGCAAGATGAAGTGCCAGAGACTTATTGCTAGTTGGGAAAAATACTCACAACTAACAACAGGCGCTGCACGCCCTTCCAGGCGTCGGTGATGTCGATGGTCTCATTTACCGTGTGTGCGTCTTTGCCGGTGCCACCGGCACCGAGGGTTATGGATGGAATGCCGAGGCTCATGGGGAAATTGGAGTCGGTGGATTGCCGGCTGGTGGTCAATGCTGATAGGCCCATCGCCTGGTTTACTCCGCGCACCGTATCAATCAGCGTTGAGTCTGCAGGTGTTGAGCCTGTAGGGCGATAGCCGAGCAGGTCGATCTTCATCGTGAGCTTGCCGTGATCGTGCCAGCGGGCGTTCTCTTCGTCCAGGGCAGTCTGTGCCGCCCGCTCCACGGCCGCTTTTGTCGCCTCGAGCGGGCCTGAATCTTCGGAGCGCATATCGATCTCTGCGAAGGCGCTCGAAGAGATGGTGTTCACCGAGGTGCCGCCGCCGATGCGGCCTACGTTGAAGGTTGTCCGTGGCGTCTCGGGTGTCTGGATCTCGTCGATCTTTGCGATGGCGCGGCCGAGCGCATGGATGGGATTGGCGATGCCGAAGGCGTTGAAGCTGTGTCCGCCTGGACCTGAGTACGTGAGCCGCAGACGATAGCTGCCGACTCCTCCCGTTATGGCGTCGGTGATGGGTTCCGGTCCATCGATGGAGATGAAGGCGTCGATGTCGGAATTGCTCTTATTACGGAAGAACTCCTTCATGCCGCGAAGATCTCCGAGACCTTCTTCGCCGGTATCTGCAACGAAGGTGATGGTTCCTGCAGTCTGTACCTTCCCTGCGTCTAATGCCTGCGCAACACCAACCAGAGCCGCGAGACCGCGGCAATCGTCGTAGATCCCTGGCCCCTTCAACACATTTCCATTGCGTGTGACGTGAACATCCGTGCCTTCCGGAAAGACGGTGTCCAGATGCGCAGCGATCACGATATGAGGACGCGGGTTGTTACCAGGTCTATCGCCGATGAGGTTTCCTGCGGCGTCGGTATGTACGTTTTGCAGGTGCGCTGCTTTGAAGAGCTCTTCGACTGCGGCGGCACGCTTCTCCTCGTGAAACTCAGGCGCAGCGATCTCGCAGAGGTGTATCTGCGTTTCGATATTGGCTTCGGCGTTGGATTGTACGAAGCGCAATGCCTCGGCGACGGCGGGTTGTTGCATGGTGGCTTTGGGATCGGACTTCTCCGCAGCGTGGGTGAGACATGGAAAGAGGAACAACGCGATTGCCGCACATCGCAACGTCGATCGGTTCATGGGATTCACTCTAGAGCATTTTCCCTGTTGCTTGGTATCCCGGACGAGGAGTGCCGCGGCGTTTTCATTGCGGAAAACGCCCATAGATGTGGAAGCCCTACACTACACCTACAGAGAAAATGCTCTATCGAATGCATTCGAATCGTTCCAAAGATTCAGGCGATATATTCGCTTGCATTGAGAACTATGGAGCGGGCCTTCAGCTCTTTGTTTTCTATGGCCAGCACACCTGGGGCGTTGCCCCAGGCTGATATAGAACGCGCCTTCAGCGCTTAGAGCCCGACATCCTTGTTTTGTCATTTCGGCGCGCCCGGTGTCCGCAGCTTTCAGCGCTTATCTCGCCCAGCCCTTGGATTTCTCCGGCGTGCGTGGTGCTTTCGAAAATTTGCGTATTAGGCCGTAAACTCTCGGTGCCGGTGGCCCGATTTCAGATTCCTCGCAAGAGGGGTCTATAATCCCGGCGCAGAAAGGGACTGTGATGACAACAGATACCAAGCAAATCGCACGTAGGTTCATAGACGAGTGTTGGAACCAGGGAAAGCTGGAATCGATCGGTGAACTGGTTTCGGCTAACTGTCGTATCCATGATCCTGTCTTTCCCGCCCTCACCTCGGGAGCGGACAATCTCAAACGTCATATAGGCATGTGCAAGAACGGCTTTCCTGACCTCAAGTTTTCGATCGACGACACCATCGCCGAAGGCAAGGAAGTCGTGCACCACTGGACAGCCCGGGGCACTCACAAGGCCGAATTCCTCGGCATGCAACCCACCAATCGCAACGCCACGGTCTCAGGCACATCGATCTACCGCATTGAAGGCGACAAGATCGTTGAACAATGGGCCGATTGGAACCTTATGTCGCTGATGGAACAACTCGGAGTCGGTAAGGCTCCCTCGATGGAAGCACAGGCACGCGACTCAAGCGTCAAGCAAGCACGCGCCTGACGAGCACCCCACGCCCGTGTTTTAGTTCCTACTGAAAACCGAGAACACAATCGCGCTGCCTTCAGCGATGGGGGCAGCGCTTCTAGAGTCGTCTTCTGACTTGGTAGGGTTCTGGGAAATGATTGATTCGAATGGTCGGGGCGGAGGGATTCGAACCCCCGACCCTCTGCTCCCAAAGCAGATGCGCTACCAGACTGCGCTACGCCCCGACGTGATAATTTCTGCGAGCCAGCCGAAGAGGTCTCCGACGCGCCGCGCTGTTTGATTTTACCTTAGCTGGCCGGGGTAGGGTCTGGAGGTATCGACAATTCGGTTGGTCTGAACTGGTGGGAGCAGCGGGCTTCAGCCTAATGTCACTTACTTTTCAGTTTCCATAGGAGTTGAGGCGTCCAATGCGTTCCGATTGCACTACGGAACTCTTAGGGGGTGAGCTGGAAATGAATGTGAGTTTAGTTTTCACTGAGAAAACGGTACCGGCCTTGGTTCCTGCTGTAGGGTTTGGCAACCTAATTTCTCTCCATTTGCTTCAAGAAGCCCGCTGTTCCACTCTTGGTTGCGAAAGTAAGTGACATTAGGCTTCAGCCCGCTGATAAAGGCGTAAAAGTAAATGGGCTGAACAGGCTGCGGAAAAACTCGATTTTCGAGAAGCGCAAAAAAACGATCGCGTCAGAAAGACCTATAAGCGATCCGGGGACATTGGGTGATGATTTTCTATCCCCAAATTTGACCCGATTATCCCCTCATATAGAGTTTTTCCGCAGCCTGTTAAAGCCCATTTTTCTGGATGCTGATTGACCGTGGCCTGAAGGCCACGGCGCCCACCTGGTTCGAGCTTTGCTCGAATAGTTAACCTCGGCAGAGTGTGGGTTTCTCGAATTTATCGGTACCCCTCTAACGCTGCCAGATCGGGTGCATGGGGATACCGAGGAGCCATCCCAGCAGCCAGATGGTGACTACCACCGGAACCGCGAGCAGCGCCAGGAACATGGCTCCCAGGACAAAGAGGAAAACCCAGTCCTTCCAGGTGTGCCGGCGAGGCTGGGCGATGTGGCGGGTCAGCAGCTCGTAGTTGCGGCGATTGGCCTTCCAGGCGATATCGAAGGCGTCGCCTATGAATGGAATTGCGCCCACCACCACATCGATGCCGATATTGGCCATCATGCGCAGCAGGCCCGCCGTAGGCACTCCGCGGGCCCAGGCGGCGATGACGATGACGGCGCTGGCAAGGCCGCTCAGCAGGTCGCCGATACCTGGAACCAGGCCGATGATGCCGTCGATGCCGAAGCGGATCGAAGTGCCGGGAATGCGGAACCAGTCATCGAGCACGCGGGCGAGGAACTCCAGGTTCTCATCCGAGAACGCACCCGAGCGGCCGATGCCGCGCGGGCGAAGCACTTCTCCGTAGGTTGCGGAACGCGAGTTCATTGCTTCGGAGGATTGGATGCCGGCGGAGCAGTTTGCGGAGGCGTTTTCTGCTGCTCCTCCTGCTTGCGTTTGTCGGCGCCCTCGGTCACGTCCTGACCTTCATAGATCAGGCGGATCGTCGAACGGAAGCGCTTGTAGTTGGTGTAGCGCACATACGAGCGGACATGCACATCC
This genomic window from Terriglobus albidus contains:
- a CDS encoding M20/M25/M40 family metallo-hydrolase, translated to MNRSTLRCAAIALFLFPCLTHAAEKSDPKATMQQPAVAEALRFVQSNAEANIETQIHLCEIAAPEFHEEKRAAAVEELFKAAHLQNVHTDAAGNLIGDRPGNNPRPHIVIAAHLDTVFPEGTDVHVTRNGNVLKGPGIYDDCRGLAALVGVAQALDAGKVQTAGTITFVADTGEEGLGDLRGMKEFFRNKSNSDIDAFISIDGPEPITDAITGGVGSYRLRLTYSGPGGHSFNAFGIANPIHALGRAIAKIDEIQTPETPRTTFNVGRIGGGTSVNTISSSAFAEIDMRSEDSGPLEATKAAVERAAQTALDEENARWHDHGKLTMKIDLLGYRPTGSTPADSTLIDTVRGVNQAMGLSALTTSRQSTDSNFPMSLGIPSITLGAGGTGKDAHTVNETIDITDAWKGVQRLLLVVSIFPN
- a CDS encoding ester cyclase, with the protein product MTTDTKQIARRFIDECWNQGKLESIGELVSANCRIHDPVFPALTSGADNLKRHIGMCKNGFPDLKFSIDDTIAEGKEVVHHWTARGTHKAEFLGMQPTNRNATVSGTSIYRIEGDKIVEQWADWNLMSLMEQLGVGKAPSMEAQARDSSVKQARA
- a CDS encoding DUF4112 domain-containing protein, with the protein product MNSRSATYGEVLRPRGIGRSGAFSDENLEFLARVLDDWFRIPGTSIRFGIDGIIGLVPGIGDLLSGLASAVIVIAAWARGVPTAGLLRMMANIGIDVVVGAIPFIGDAFDIAWKANRRNYELLTRHIAQPRRHTWKDWVFLFVLGAMFLALLAVPVVVTIWLLGWLLGIPMHPIWQR